The following coding sequences lie in one Aspergillus luchuensis IFO 4308 DNA, chromosome 8, nearly complete sequence genomic window:
- a CDS encoding putative secondary metabolism biosynthetic enzyme (COG:Q;~EggNog:ENOG410PFT4;~InterPro:IPR002347,IPR036291;~PFAM:PF00106,PF13561,PF08659,PF01370;~SMCOG1001:short-chain dehydrogenase/reductase SDR;~antiSMASH:Cluster_8.1;~go_process: GO:0055114 - oxidation-reduction process [Evidence IEA]), translating into MHTFNSWDIPDLHGQVIIVTGGNAGLGYETIRQLGKNNPGRIYLAARSRTKAEQAMTQLNQENPGHTESRFLQLDLASFESVKEAAADFLRQETRLDILINNAGIMMTPEDVTTDGYEHQFGTNVLGPALFTQLLLPTLRKTAEVNSQTHMVMLSSAAQAMAPSDVYNFDELRTNAANRRTTQRYTMSKLANLHYARALAERETKVKIISVHRGMVATNLHHSSTGIFPKPFLHAAVHFAATPVEKGALSQVFAAVSPEAKHGQYYGPIGKTENGSKLSRDHYLQERLFRWIQAELSTRVGTTM; encoded by the coding sequence ATGCATACGTTCAACAGCTGGGATATTCCTGACCTTCACGGCCAGGTCATTATTGTCACTGGAGGCAATGCGGGTCTAGGGTACGAAACCATCCGCCAGCTCGGCAAGAACAACCCAGGTCGCATCTATCTCGCTGCTCGATCTAGAACCAAAGCCGAACAAGCAATGACCCAGCTTAATCAAGAAAATCCAGGACACACCGAGTCACGATTCCTCCAATTGGATCTGGCTTCGTTTGAGAGCGTCAAAGAAGCTGCCGCAGACTTCCTTCGTCAAGAGACGCGCCTTGATATCCTCATAAACAACGCTGGTATAATGATGACTCCAGAAGATGTCACCACGGACGGATACGAACACCAATTCGGCACAAATGTGCTGGGTCCTGCCTTGTTCACCCAACTTCTGCTGCCCACTTTGCGCAAGACAGCAGAGGTCAACAGCCAAACTCACATGGTTATGCTCTCCTCGGCTGCACAGGCCATGGCGCCCAGTGATGTGTACAACTTCGATGAGCTTCGTACGAACGCTGCCAACCGCCGCACTACTCAGCGCTACACCATGTCCAAGCTCGCCAATCTCCATTATGCTAGAGCGTTGGCTGAGAGGGAAACAAAGGTGAAGATTATCTCGGTTCATCGCGGGATGGTGGCAACTAATCTCCATCATTCGTCCACTGGCATCTTCCCTAAACCGTTCCTCCACGCTGCGGTTCACTTTGCTGCAACACCGGTAGAAAAAGGGGCGCTCTCTCAAGTCTTTGCGGCCGTCAGCCCAGAAGCAAAGCACGGGCAGTACTACGGCCCTATAGGCAAGACCGAAAATGGATCCAAATTGAGCCGCGACCATTATCTCCAGGAGCGATTGTTCAGGTGGATTCAGGCCGAGCTTTCAACTCGTGTGGGAACAACGATGTGA
- a CDS encoding uncharacterized protein (COG:S;~EggNog:ENOG410PXA4;~TransMembrane:6 (o12-33i45-72o92-112i124-145o174-194i201-218o);~antiSMASH:Cluster_8.1), with amino-acid sequence MSIGRGEGTRLIVASVILWTLSTIALLLRVISIRVRKTGWKNHDYLTALALFGLTGFVIDDLVGVLAGAYGWNITSVPMDKLTISLKVLFSSQWFFCLAVAAFRLAILCLYLELFRGDWFRRCTIATMALVTLYWIASVLTIALLCRPINANWDITVSRTCGDITKVEFASGSFNLTVDLLIVSLPMPVVWGLNMPKEKKIGVTTAFLLGLITAGVNIERIIQTKTCDGANITYCALDASILCMAEITCGIMVSCAPTLGPLFFRSRVQIAKPPEVARRGLRTFGSIGRSLSRRKQRVDTVALLGSLDDELGRGGEGIRPQQMAHLPSPCVFYQTNPSQITMPNSLSSVQNVSAEMLV; translated from the exons ATGTCCATTGGTCGTGGAGAAGGTACGAGACTAATCGTCGCGTCCGTCATACTCTGGACCCTGAGTACGATTGCCTTACTACTGCGAGTGATTTCAATTCGAGTTCGCAAGACCGGCTGGAAGAACCATGATTATTTGACCGCCTTGGCGCTG TTTGGTCTCACCGGCTTTGTGATAGACGACCTGGTTG GGGTTTTGGCGGGAGCATATGGCTGGAACATCACCAGCGTCCCCATGGACAAATTGACGATTTCTTTGAAGGTCTTATTTTCATCGCAATGGTTCTTCTGTCTAGCGGTAGCAGCCTTTCGTCTGGCCATTCTGTGTCTGTACCTGGAACTATTCCGTGGCGACTGGTTCCGCCGGTGCACAATCGCAACAATGGCGCTGGTTACGCTCTACTGGATCGCATCGGTGTTGACGATCGCTCTACTCTGCCGGCCTATAAATGCCAACTGGGATATCACCGTCAGTAGAACATGCGGAGACATAACCAAGGTGGAATTTGCCTCTGGGAGCTTCAATCTCACGGTCGACCTGTTGATCGTTTCGTTACCGATGCCGGTTGTGTGGGGCTTGAACATgcccaaggagaagaaaattgGTGTCACTACGGCCTTTCTACTGGGTTTGAT AACGGCTGGTGTGAACATTGAACGGATTATCCAAACCAAGACATGCGACGGGGCCAACATAACATATTGCGCACTGGATGCGTCGATACTGTGCATGGCCGAAATCACCTGCGGCATTATGGTTTCCTGTGCACCGACCTTGGGCCCGCTCTTCTTCCGGTCGCGCGTCCAGATTGCCAAGCCTCCCGAGGTGGCTCGGCGAGGCCTCCGAACCTTTGGGTCTATTGGGCGATCTTTGTCACGTCGGAAGCAGCGTGTTGATACTGTCGCGCTGCTCGGCTCACTAGATGATGAGCTCGGACGGGGTGGTGAAGGCATCCGCCCTCAGCAGATGGcacatcttccttctccatgtgTTTTTTACCAGACCAACCCGAGTCAGATTACGATGCCAAATAGCTTGTCAAGTGTGCAAAACGTTTCTGCAGAAATGTTGGTATAG
- a CDS encoding alpha/beta hydrolase (COG:S;~EggNog:ENOG410PW4V;~InterPro:IPR000073,IPR029058;~PFAM:PF12697;~antiSMASH:Cluster_8.1) → MAINESTKLAVVICTGSYHTPAPYEPFRQSLERRGFEAYCPQRPTCDLTQLNVGNINHPDFDLGPPAEGYPTDSDDVEVVNQLLEKLIVQGGKDVIILGHSSGGLIASQAAVPELQYKSRQAKGHRGGVIGVFFENAFVIPVGESVHTFFQPKEGPIVTPPFMRFHKHGAAGLGTIVEAHRFMFNDLEADEAAKWAATLTASPINTGVLTHDVYSSLPCAYLVSDNDATLLPQYQEAMIELQAQRGIAFTVYHAPTGHCPHLSWTEHFVSKVEEFAEQCRRQCRA, encoded by the exons ATGGCCATCAACGAGAGCACCAAATTGGCAGTCGTCATCTGCACAGGTTCCTATCATACTCCTGCCCCCTATGAGCCCTTTAGGCAATCCCTTGAACGCAGAGGGTTCGAGGCTTATTGCCCCCAGCGCCCGACATGTGATCTCACCCAACTCAACGTGGGGAATATTAATCACCCAGACTTTGACTTGGGTCCTCCGGCTGAGGGCTATCCCACTGACTCGGACGATGTTGAGGTCGTTAATCAACTTCTTGAAAAGCTCATAGTCCAAGGGGGCAAggatgtcatcatcctcggccATTCGTCAGGTGGTCTCATTGCCTCTCAGGCCGCTGTCCCCGAATTACAGTACAAGTCTCGTCAAGCCAAGGGTCACAGGGGGGGTGTGATAGGGGTCTTCTTTGAAAATGCCTTTGTGATCCCTGTTGGGGAGTCAGTACATACCTTCTTCCAACCCAAGGAGGGCCCGATTGTGACGCCGCCATTCATGCGATTCCAT AAACATGGAGCTGCTGGCTTGGGAACCATTGTGGAAGCCCACCGATTCATGTTCAATGACCTGGAGGCGGATGAAGCAGCCAAATGGGCCGCAACATTGACAGCATCGCCCATCAACACAGGCGTGCTGACCCATGACGTTTACTCATCGTTGCCCTGTGCATACCTAGTCTCGGATAACGATGCGACACTGCTTCCGCAATACCAAGAAGCAATGATTGAATTGCAAGCTCAGAGAGGCATCGCATTTACCGTCTATCATGCGCCTACCGGTCACTGCCCGCATCTGAGCTGGACGGAGCACTTCGTCAGCAAAGTAGAGGAGTTCGCCGAACAGTGCCGTCGACAGTGCCGTGCTTGA
- a CDS encoding uncharacterized protein (COG:S;~EggNog:ENOG410PMB2;~InterPro:IPR011009,IPR002575;~TransMembrane:1 (o391-409i);~antiSMASH:Cluster_8.1) encodes MKPQMSYDDVAWGKSDEISDTWVNKLFNIEVKKAIARFILTHDSGDDPEFSIIGIGSFNIVLQMKYTQGATDIRFSQPGAIIFPEEKTRNEIALMRYLSNRTSIPVPSVIHSGTRDDSPLRLSPFIMMSHIEHTTNMYTELNAPSCPEKERGYLNPDINEEDLWKLYAEQGKILLKLAKPEFSLIGSLVQVDDCTWEIASRPLSMNMNELVRLGTLPRSKLPPPDATFNTTSSYMEALAQLNIQHLIHQRNDAVESADDCRRKYIARQLFYKLAKEKRLFSARHEHGPFRLWCDDLRPGNILLNDDKRVTGVVDWEFTYAAPVEFSFAPPWWLLIENPDEWSEGIEDWKRIFGQRLKTFLSALRHCEDAEGLHNELRLSDKMKKSWETGDFWVVYAVLHSFAFDAIYWLEIDKRYYGPTETDDVSEAWKERVKLLDESQRDEMEQLVVKKLAEMKNKVLAWDPDEYTEEYYQVLKRKRQEAANEQA; translated from the coding sequence ATGAAGCCCCAAATGAGCTATGACGATGTGGCATGGGGGAAGTCGGACGAAATCTCGGACACTTGGgtgaataaattatttaacaTCGAAGTGAAGAAAGCCATTGCGCGTTTTATCCTGACACATGATTCTGGCGACGACCCCGAATTCAGTATTATCGGCATTGGCTCTTTTAACATTGTCTTGCAAATGAAGTACACGCAAGGGGCGACTGATATCCGCTTTTCGCAACCTGGAGCAATCATATTCCCCGAGGAAAAGACGAGGAACGAAATTGCTTTGATGCGATACCTGTCAAATCGGACGTCAATCCCGGTCCCTTCTGTTATTCACTCTGGGACACGAGATGATAGTCCGCTCAGACTCAGCCCTTTCATTATGATGAGCCATATTGAACACACGACCAACATGTATACTGAATTGAATGCACCGAGCTGTCCGGAGAAGGAGCGAGGGTATCTTAATCCAGACATCAATGAAGAGGATCTTTGGAAGCTGTACGCCGAACAAGGAAAGATTCTTCTCAAGCTTGCCAAGCCAGAATTCAGCTTGATAGGATCACTTGTGCAGGTAGATGACTGTACTTGGGAAATAGCCAGTCGCCCTTTATCAATGAACATGAACGAGCTCGTTCGTTTGGGAACATTGCCTCGCTCAAAGCTTCCACCACCAGACGCCACTTTCAATACTACGTCTTCGTACATGGAAGCGTTAGCACAGCTCAACATTCAGCATTTGATCCATCAAAGGAACGATGCAGTAGAATCTGCAGACGACTGTCGGCGAAAGTACATTGCAAGGCAACTATTCTACAAACTTGCTAAGGAAAAGAGGCTCTTCAGCGCACGCCATGAGCATGGGCCATTCAGGCTCTGGTGTGATGATCTCCGACCAGGGAATATTCTTCTAAATGACGATAAACGAGTGACCGGTGTGGTGGACTGGGAGTTTACCTATGCAGCACCGGTCGAGTTCTCATTCGCACCGCCATGGTGGCTTCTGATCGAGAATCCAGACGAATGGTCTGAAGGGATCGAGGACTGGAAACGAATATTTGGTCAACGTCTCAAGACATTCCTCTCGGCATTACGGCACTGTGAGGATGCCGAGGGTCTGCACAACGAGCTTCGACTATCAgataaaatgaaaaagagTTGGGAGACCGGCGACTTCTGGGTGGTGTATGCTGTTTTGCATAGCTTTGCGTTCGATGCGATTTACTGGCTGGAGATTGACAAACGGTATTATGGACCCACCGAGACTGACGACGTAAGTGAGgcatggaaagaaagggtaAAGCTCTTAGATGAAAGCCAaagagatgagatggagcagCTGGTAGTCAAGAAGCTTGCCGAGATGAAAAATAAGGTATTGGCATGGGACCCAGATGAGTATACTGAAGAATATTACCAGGTactgaagaggaagagacaagaagctgCGAATGAACAGGCTTAG
- a CDS encoding dynamin family protein (COG:U;~EggNog:ENOG410PKHT;~InterPro:IPR022812,IPR027417,IPR001401,IPR000375, IPR030381,IPR020850;~PFAM:PF00350;~antiSMASH:Cluster_8.1;~go_function: GO:0003924 - GTPase activity [Evidence IEA];~go_function: GO:0005525 - GTP binding [Evidence IEA]) has protein sequence MSTPPAEEALHQLQREQSKLLDGIDELRAIGVGSLVELPQLVVCGNQSSGKSSVLEAISRVRFPAKSNICTRFATEVILRRSPTPTIKISIEPGPSRKDARERAILQEFAQELSPADNDLPTVIEKAKGYTGVNETANSGFSDDVLKVEILGPDKPELTLVDLPGLYYSVSQDQSLQGIRVVRTLTEKYMKNKRSIILAVISAKADYHLQEVLNIAERFDPKRERTLGIITQPDTLEPDSEEEKTYLQFVSNEKIRLQLGWHVLRNRSFETRDIPDDARDAREKEFFSQGRWSSLSRNSVGIESLRRRLSSILFLQIRGNLPGLLADIKEKAADREKALSKLGSPRTTRQQQRGYLLNISTSFERITGQALHGLYADEFFGAFESISDIHDFRRLRAVIRQLNEYFADAMAARGSRRIIVDCFPGFGQESTPLDLKNPYLSGKLPHYVLRKSLEEEVAEQARKNRGIELPGSANQLLVGSLFRDQSLPWEGLAKEHLMKTWESVRYFALLVMQHTADDHTFSLLAGSIIEPALDKLRQNLLAKLDELTAYTKRGHPLPVGKSFLTQIQKARSERQLSSLKTKLKSSISYKPEGEALFSMKAIEEATSNLEMHRDEYAAADIIDQMQAYYDTAIVTFVDNIATLGIENCLLDPLQRILTSQVINNMHDDQVRELASEPSFTSDERDRLASEVEKLQAGLRTLRTFNIQKPSLSGPPSIEKLENPRIGFQEIRPPVTAAKSKTQSSLFPSPQEVKTPKSQATKPLYGGLTPSAFSFTTPQTPSSKGLENPPLKSAINPPKATLSTNFDFVTKKPRVRLPPTAENNEKGGEKAKVPPPDQTSLFSGIFIPDNSNQ, from the exons CCGAAGTGATCCTGCGTCGGAGCCCAACACCCACAATCAAGATCTCCATTGAACCGGGGCCATCGCGTAAGGATGCACGAGAACGAGCAATTCTGCAGGAGTTTGCACAGGAGCTTTCCCCAGCCGATAATGATTTACCAACCGTCATCGAGAAGGCCAAAGGCTACACGGGCGTAAATGAAACAGCGAATTCTGGATTTAGTGATGATGTTCTCAAGGTCGAGATTCTGGGACCCGATAAGCCAGAATTGACCTTGGTGGACTTGCCTGGCCTTTATTACTCTGTGAGCCAGGACCAGAGCCTGCAAGGAATCAGGGTTGTCCGAACCTTGACGGAAAAGTATAtgaagaataaaagaagcaTCATCCTTGCAGTCATCAGCGCAAAGGCCGACTACCATCTCCAAGAGGTTCTGAACATTGCTGAACGGTTTGATCCAAAGCGGGAGCGCACGCTCGGAATCATCACGCAACCGGATACTCTTGAACCCGACtcagaggaggagaagacgtATCTCCAGTTTGTCTCTAATGAAAAGATTCGATTGCAGTTAGGATGGCACGTTCTGCGCAATCGCTCCTTTGAAACAAGGGATATACCGGATGACGCCCGCGATGCAAGAGAGAAGGAATTCTTCAGCCAGGGCCGATGGTCATCTCTATCCCGGAACAGTGTCGGAATCGAGAGTCTCCGGCGGCGCCTCAGCAGTATTCTGTTTCTTCAAATTCGTGGTAACCTCCCCGGGCTTTTAGCCGACATCAAAGAAAAGGCTGCTGATCGGGAGAAGGCGCTCTCAAAGCTGGGCTCCCCACGCACCACCCGACAACAGCAAAGGGGATATctcctcaacatcagcaccagcTTTGAGCGCATCACAGGGCAAGCGTTGCACGGGCTTTATGCCGACGAGTTCTTTGGTGCGTTTGAGAGTATAAGTGATATTCACGATTTCCGGCGGCTCCGGGCTGTCATCAGGCAGTTGAATGAATACTTCGCTGACGCCATGGCCGCTCGAGGGTCCCGGCGGATTATCGTGGATTGTTTTCCTGGGTTCGGTCAGGAATCCACGCCACTCGACTTGAAAAATCCTTACTTATCTGGAAAGTTACCACATTATGTCCTTCGGAAAAgtctggaagaggaggtcgcCGAACAGGCCCGGAAAAACAGAGGAATCGAGCTGCCAGGCAGCGCCAACCAGCTCCTCGTTGGTAGCCTGTTTCGCGATCAGTCCCTTCCATGGGAAGGACTTGCCAAAGAGCATCTCATGAAGACCTGGGAATCAGTGCGGTATTTTGCGTTACTTGTGATGCAGCACACAGCCGACGATCATACATTCTCCTTGCTGGCTGGATCGATTATTGAGCCTGCATTGGACAAGCTGAGGCAAAACTTGCTGGCCAAGCTCGATGAGCTGACTGCATACACGAAACGGGGCCACCCGCTGCCCGTGGGCAAGAGCTTCCTCACACAGATTCAAAAGGCGCGAAGTGAACGGCAGTTATCTTCGTTGAAGACGAAGCTCAAATCTAGTATTAGCTATAAGCCTGAGGGGGAAGCGCTATTCTCGATGAAAGCAATCGAAGAAGCAACTTCCAACCTGGAAATGCACCGCGATGAATATGCGGCGGCTGATATCATCGACCAAATGCAAGCATATTATGAT ACTGCTATAGTGACCTTCGTCGACAACATCGCAACTCTGGGCATTGAAAATTGTCTTCTTGACCCTCTACAGCGGATTCTGACTAGCCAGGTAATTAACAATATGCACGATGACCAGGTCCGAGAACTAGCCTCCGAACCATCCTTTACTAGCGACGAGAGAGACCGTTTGGCCAGCGAGGTCGAGAAATTGCAGGCTGGCCTCCGCACTCTGAGGACCTTCAACATCCAAAAGCCTTCATTGAGTGGCCCACCTTCAATTGAAAAGCTGGAAAATCCACGAATTGGCTTCCAGGAGATTCGCCCGCCAGTCACAGCGGCAAAATCGAAGACTCAGTCGTCACTGTTTCCAAGTCCGCAAGAAGTGAAGACTCCTAAATCACAAGCTACCAAGCCCCTTTACGGAGGCTTAACCCCAAGTGCCTTTAGTTTCACAA CCCCGCAAACCCCGTCTTCGAAGGGCCTCGAAAACCCGCCCTTAAAAAGCGCGATAAACCCGCCCAAGGCGACTTTGTCAACCAACTTCGACTTCGTGACCAAGAAGCCCAGGGTAAGACTGCCCCCCACTGCTGAGAATAATGAAAAGGGCGGGGAGAAAGCCAAGGTGCCACCACCGGACCAAACCAGCCTGTTCTCCGGAATCTTCATCCCAGATAATAGCAATCAGTGA